The following nucleotide sequence is from Solidesulfovibrio carbinolicus.
CGCCGAAAATGCACGTCCTCGACAAAGAGGTCGGAGGTGACGCACAGGCGCGGCGGCACGGCGACCACGGCGGCGTCGTCGCCGCGCGGCAGCTCCACGCCAGCGGCCTGGCGCGGGAAGTGGGCGTCCATGAGGGCCAGAAAGTCGTCTTCGGAAGCGATGCGGGGCATGGGCGGAAATTCCTTGCAGCCGGGGGCGGACGGCCGCCCCCGGCGGGACGGCGAAGGTGGGCGGGCGGCTACTTCAAGGGGCCGAAGGCGGCGGCGTAGCGGTCAGTAAATTCCTGCCAGGTGAAGGCGTGTTCCTGGGTGCCGTGCTTTTCCACGGCATAGGCGGCCGACACCGAACCAAGACGGGCGGCGACGTCCAGGGACTTGCCCAGGGCCAGGCCCTTGACGAAGCCGGCGCGGAAGGCGTCGCCCGCGCCGGTGGGGTCCTTAACCTCGGCCACGGGGCAGGGCGGGACGGCGATTTCGGTACCTTTCTGGCGGATGATCGATCCCTTCTCGCCCAGGGTGGTGATGACGGTCCCGGCGCGCTCCACGATCTCGGCCTGGGTGAGCTTGGTGGAATTCTGGATCAGCTCCAGCTCGTAGTCGTTGGAGATGAGGTAGGTCGCGCCGGTGAGCATCTCGGCCAACTGGTCGCCGCTAAAGGCGGTGATGTTCTGGCCGGGGTCGATCATGCAGGGGATGCCCTTGGCCTTGTAGCGGCGGGGGAAGTCCTGCATGTCCTCGAGGTTGCCGGGGGCGACGATGGCGATGGTTTGGGCCGGATCGGCTTCGTCCACGGGATAGTCGGCCCGGTGCTTCATGGCCCCGGGATTAAACCCGGTGATCTGGTTGTCGGCCTTGTCGGTGGTGATGTAGGCCCCGGCCGTGAATTCGCCGTTGACCCGGCGGATGCCGTCGATGGCGATGCCGCAGTGGCGCAGCCAGGCCTCGTAGGCGGCGAAGTCCTTGCCGGCGGTGGCCACGATGGTCGGGGCTTCGCCCAAAAGGCGCAGGCAATAGGCGATGTTGCCGGCCGTGCCGCCGAACTTCTCTTCCAGGCCTTCGACCAGGAAGCAGACATTTAAGATATGGATCTTGTCGGGCAGGATATGGTCGGCAAAGCTGCCCGGAAAGCTCATGATGCGGTCATAGGCCAGGGAGCCCGAGACGAGGATGCGCATGGGGCGTGTCTCCTTCATGCGGGGTTAGTCGGTTGGGGCGCGGTTTCGTCGTCGATCCAGCGCAGGAAATCGGGCAGCCCGTCGGTGATGGGCAGGGTGACCACGCAGGGCACCTCGTAGGGATGCAGTTCCTTGACCCGGGCGATGAGCGCCTGGGCCAGGGACTGCCGGGTCTTGGCCACGAGCACGGCCTCATCGGCTTTCTCGATGGCCCCTTTCCAGCGGTAGACGGAACGCATCGCCGGGAAAATATTGGCGCAGGCGGCCAGGCGTTCCTCGACCAGGGCGGCCCCGAGGCGTTCGGCTTCCTCGACGCTTGGGGCTGTGATGTAGGCGAAGACGGCGGTCATGGCGGCTCCTAGGACGTTCGCGGCGGGGCGGCTGGTTATGACCCGGGCGGCCCGACTGTTCCGGTCGCGGCCTTGAGGCAAATCGTCAGGCGCGTCGAGCCGTGTCTCTCCCAAAACGGCAGTGTGCGCGAAAGACTGCTGTATGAAA
It contains:
- a CDS encoding carbohydrate kinase family protein, yielding MRILVSGSLAYDRIMSFPGSFADHILPDKIHILNVCFLVEGLEEKFGGTAGNIAYCLRLLGEAPTIVATAGKDFAAYEAWLRHCGIAIDGIRRVNGEFTAGAYITTDKADNQITGFNPGAMKHRADYPVDEADPAQTIAIVAPGNLEDMQDFPRRYKAKGIPCMIDPGQNITAFSGDQLAEMLTGATYLISNDYELELIQNSTKLTQAEIVERAGTVITTLGEKGSIIRQKGTEIAVPPCPVAEVKDPTGAGDAFRAGFVKGLALGKSLDVAARLGSVSAAYAVEKHGTQEHAFTWQEFTDRYAAAFGPLK
- the cutA gene encoding divalent-cation tolerance protein CutA, whose product is MTAVFAYITAPSVEEAERLGAALVEERLAACANIFPAMRSVYRWKGAIEKADEAVLVAKTRQSLAQALIARVKELHPYEVPCVVTLPITDGLPDFLRWIDDETAPQPTNPA